Proteins from a genomic interval of Haloferax marinisediminis:
- a CDS encoding ABC transporter permease yields MSDSYRPTASSEQAEQQPEAEKGILERLKGVRLGEVQVLVGPTILWFFLFLIAPLLVILYYSFLTYSSFNVEFTLTLDAWEAVFQPTIYDVFIRSLLIGVAVTVVTLIFGYPLAYYLRFYTSQNGGILLLLFLVIPFWTSAVIRTIGWYPILGRTGVVNKLLIQWGLVDAPIGALLFSPFSQIVGYLGAYIVFMAAPIFISLSQIDEDLLDASETLRGDPIDTFRYVTLPLSLPGVVIGVIFVFVLSIGDFTIPQFLSGGKGTITTLIYLSVNTGLNYPDAAALSIALLVIIFTVVYVLTRFVDISKIAQS; encoded by the coding sequence ATGTCAGATAGCTACAGACCGACCGCAAGTTCGGAACAAGCAGAACAGCAACCAGAAGCCGAGAAAGGCATCCTCGAGCGACTGAAAGGGGTGCGTCTCGGAGAGGTTCAGGTACTTGTGGGACCAACTATACTGTGGTTCTTCTTGTTCCTGATCGCTCCGCTCCTCGTCATTCTCTATTACAGTTTCCTCACCTACTCGAGCTTCAACGTCGAGTTCACGCTGACGCTCGACGCGTGGGAGGCCGTCTTCCAACCGACTATCTACGACGTCTTCATCCGCTCGCTGCTCATCGGCGTGGCCGTCACCGTCGTGACGCTCATCTTCGGATACCCGTTAGCGTACTACCTGCGCTTCTACACCAGCCAGAATGGGGGTATCCTACTGTTGCTGTTCCTCGTCATCCCATTCTGGACCTCTGCAGTCATCCGTACCATCGGTTGGTACCCGATTCTCGGAAGGACCGGCGTGGTTAACAAACTCCTCATCCAATGGGGTCTCGTCGACGCGCCGATAGGGGCGCTCCTGTTCTCGCCATTCTCACAAATCGTCGGGTACCTCGGGGCCTACATCGTGTTCATGGCAGCACCCATCTTCATCTCGCTCTCACAGATCGACGAGGACCTGCTGGATGCGTCCGAGACGCTTCGCGGTGACCCAATCGATACGTTCAGATATGTTACGCTTCCATTAAGTCTGCCAGGTGTGGTCATTGGCGTCATCTTCGTGTTCGTTCTCTCTATCGGGGACTTCACCATTCCTCAGTTCCTCTCGGGAGGGAAAGGAACGATTACGACGCTCATCTACCTGTCTGTCAACACTGGTCTGAACTACCCCGACGCAGCAGCGCTCTCGATTGCGCTCCTCGTCATCATCTTCACTGTCGTCTACGTCCTGACGCGGTTCGTCGACATCAGTAAAATCGCACAGAGCTGA
- the capA gene encoding caprolactamase subunit alpha, protein MYRLGIDSGGTFTDFVLSGEDTLNVYKTPSTPSDPSQAVRDGLELVADDLDTDIAGLLSSIDIIIHGTTVATNAIIEHTGAKTGLICTAGHEDSLEIRLGHKEDGHRYDMEYPMAEMLVPRYLRMPVRGRILSDGSEYEPLHEDDVYKAIERFKHEGVEAVAVSLVWSFANPEHERRVVEIIEEELPDVYTSVSSTVLPQVREYTRTSTTVVNAYVKPTLDNYVEQVDEYLHEHGFDGQIRYIQANGGIGSSESLRARPAYAINSGPAGGPAAGLHLGRQFGSEDVITIDMGGTSFDVSLTRDGSTEIRKDFDLMRYRMGLPMLQVETIGAGGGSIAQLDRGVLKVGPESAGADPGPACYDRGGTRPTTTDALVVLGYLNQTELLGGRMAIDADASWRAVAEHIADESNLDTETAAAGILEIVNKTMVDGIRQVSIEKGHDPRDFTMVCGGGAGPAHATGLADELGIGRVLVPKTASVLCAYGEVVSDYKHNTLASYPSAITDVDPEDLEAVFASLEAEGVEQLRTEGISDEDISLKRVFEMRYQNQIKECEVEMPATEITDEWLSELREAFDRRHEELYTYAEPETAVDLINIESVAYGKVTPPDVEGVLSADNELSDAKSGTRDAYFERAGGFVETTVYDGSLVPSGAEIDGPAIIEEDTTTIVVNPGWHARLDEVGVYELTTGN, encoded by the coding sequence ATGTACCGGCTTGGAATCGATAGCGGCGGGACGTTCACCGACTTCGTCCTTTCAGGCGAGGACACGCTCAACGTGTACAAGACCCCATCGACGCCGTCAGACCCATCACAGGCTGTCCGTGATGGTCTGGAACTCGTCGCCGACGACCTCGACACCGACATCGCCGGACTACTCTCGTCTATCGACATCATCATCCACGGGACGACGGTGGCGACGAACGCGATTATCGAGCACACGGGTGCGAAGACCGGCCTCATCTGTACGGCGGGTCACGAGGACTCACTCGAGATTCGTCTCGGGCACAAAGAAGACGGCCACCGATACGACATGGAGTACCCGATGGCAGAGATGCTCGTTCCACGCTACCTGCGGATGCCTGTTCGTGGGCGCATCCTCTCCGATGGGTCCGAGTACGAACCACTCCACGAAGACGACGTCTACAAGGCTATCGAACGGTTCAAACACGAAGGCGTCGAGGCCGTCGCTGTCTCACTGGTCTGGTCGTTCGCGAATCCAGAACACGAACGACGCGTGGTCGAAATCATCGAAGAGGAACTCCCGGACGTGTACACATCGGTCTCGTCGACTGTCCTTCCGCAGGTACGTGAGTACACCCGCACGAGCACGACTGTCGTCAACGCATACGTCAAACCAACGCTCGACAACTACGTCGAACAGGTCGACGAGTATCTCCACGAACACGGATTCGACGGACAGATTCGGTACATCCAGGCGAACGGCGGAATCGGAAGTAGCGAGTCGCTCCGGGCACGGCCGGCTTACGCGATCAACTCCGGGCCAGCAGGTGGTCCGGCCGCAGGCCTTCACCTTGGACGCCAGTTCGGCTCAGAGGACGTCATCACCATCGACATGGGTGGAACGAGTTTCGACGTCAGTCTCACACGAGATGGGTCGACGGAGATTCGCAAGGACTTCGACCTCATGCGGTATCGAATGGGACTTCCGATGCTCCAAGTCGAGACCATCGGTGCAGGTGGCGGCAGCATCGCTCAGTTGGACCGTGGGGTGTTGAAAGTCGGCCCCGAGAGTGCCGGCGCAGACCCGGGTCCGGCCTGTTACGACCGTGGAGGGACGCGTCCAACGACGACAGACGCGCTCGTCGTCCTCGGCTACCTCAACCAGACTGAACTCCTCGGTGGGCGAATGGCTATCGACGCTGACGCCTCGTGGCGTGCCGTCGCGGAACACATCGCCGACGAATCCAACCTCGACACCGAGACTGCTGCCGCTGGGATTCTCGAAATCGTCAACAAGACGATGGTCGACGGAATCCGCCAAGTGAGCATCGAGAAGGGTCACGACCCGCGTGACTTTACGATGGTCTGTGGTGGCGGCGCTGGGCCGGCCCACGCAACAGGGCTCGCCGACGAACTCGGCATCGGGAGAGTTCTCGTCCCGAAGACGGCGAGCGTCCTCTGTGCGTATGGTGAGGTCGTCTCTGATTACAAGCACAACACGCTCGCCTCCTACCCGTCTGCAATCACCGACGTCGACCCCGAAGACCTCGAAGCGGTGTTCGCTTCGCTGGAGGCCGAAGGTGTCGAGCAACTCCGCACAGAAGGAATCAGCGACGAAGACATCAGTCTCAAGCGTGTCTTCGAGATGCGGTACCAGAACCAGATCAAAGAGTGTGAAGTCGAGATGCCGGCCACAGAGATCACCGACGAGTGGCTCTCTGAGCTCCGTGAAGCCTTCGACCGACGCCACGAGGAACTCTACACCTACGCCGAACCAGAGACCGCTGTCGACCTCATCAACATCGAGAGCGTCGCCTACGGGAAGGTCACGCCACCGGACGTGGAGGGCGTTCTCTCGGCCGACAATGAACTGTCGGACGCGAAGTCCGGGACACGCGACGCCTACTTCGAGCGAGCAGGTGGGTTCGTCGAAACGACGGTCTACGATGGGTCACTCGTCCCATCGGGCGCCGAGATAGACGGCCCAGCCATCATCGAAGAAGACACGACGACGATCGTCGTCAACCCGGGATGGCACGCTCGACTCGACGAGGTGGGAGTCTACGAACTCACGACTGGAAACTGA
- a CDS encoding aspartate/glutamate racemase family protein, giving the protein MKIKAINPNTTLEMTENIGRVADRYTQDTTEIIAVSPERGPVSIESYYDDYLAVPGLLEEILTAEDDIDAFIVACWGDPGIEACREVTDKPVVGIAEASMYMANMLGAKFSVATILPRARDFIEAAVKKTGMESNCASVRCTDLTVIETETAREATIEGLLEVSWEAIEEDGAEVICLGCAGMGGLDEALEAELPVPVIDSVGAAAVLAESLVTLGKSTSSVMTYKRPESKLQRGYPDHFQFSDESPTADD; this is encoded by the coding sequence CAGAGAACATCGGGCGTGTCGCAGACAGGTACACCCAAGATACGACCGAAATCATCGCCGTGTCACCAGAACGTGGCCCAGTGAGTATCGAGTCCTACTACGACGACTACCTCGCAGTCCCTGGATTGCTCGAAGAGATTCTCACAGCCGAGGACGATATCGACGCGTTCATCGTCGCGTGCTGGGGCGACCCGGGTATCGAAGCGTGTCGAGAAGTGACGGACAAACCGGTCGTTGGCATCGCCGAAGCGTCGATGTACATGGCGAATATGCTCGGTGCGAAGTTCTCAGTTGCGACGATTCTTCCACGTGCGCGTGACTTCATCGAAGCCGCGGTCAAAAAGACGGGGATGGAATCCAACTGTGCGTCAGTTCGGTGTACTGACCTAACCGTCATCGAGACGGAGACGGCACGGGAGGCGACGATCGAAGGGCTTCTTGAGGTTAGCTGGGAAGCCATCGAGGAAGACGGTGCTGAGGTTATCTGTCTCGGGTGTGCGGGCATGGGTGGCCTCGACGAGGCACTCGAAGCAGAACTGCCAGTCCCTGTCATCGACAGTGTGGGTGCAGCCGCCGTTCTCGCAGAGTCGCTCGTCACACTCGGCAAGTCTACGAGTTCAGTGATGACGTACAAGCGCCCCGAGTCGAAACTCCAGCGAGGCTACCCAGACCACTTCCAGTTCAGTGACGAGTCGCCGACGGCCGACGACTGA
- the capB gene encoding caprolactamase subunit beta, whose protein sequence is MMTREIDPITLSVVQGALETAQREMTTTMMNTARSSVLNIARDYSNALFDAKGQMLIQGQDIPIHLGSLMPATKAIIERFADDVQPGDVMYHNDPAHSGSHILDCCMYKPVFVDDELQYWTVSKGHVTDIGGPVPSGYNPEATEIYAEGLRIPPIKLWDAGELREDVRDLLLANVRSEEDWKGDLNAQHGAVQIGERHLKRLVERYGIDTVNTCFDRLLDRAEEQMREEIESIPDGTYTGTSPLEDSGHGLGEIDITAHVTIEGDEAHIELESPEQVPYYINSYEANSMSGVYLGFMMFMQLDPPYNEGLYRPLTVDVGEPGTMTNAQEPAPHVNCTTTPSETITDAVRTALEAAVPERAVASWGHTSGVNVAGTKPETGKAYTTMVLASIISGAGAAHNMDGWHSRGPLCCFGALSSGDVEIMEHMYPFILHRYSLRPDSGGAGRQRGGCGTVWEVEPRGHEMQIIMWGEGRKNGTPNALGAYNSLERPKLGFVEHEHEDGSIEEYRENTIFGVKPGERCRNYNPGGGGVGDPLTRPVENVVEDVKNGIVTQVGAYEEYGVVMHDDGTLDEEETEKVRQARNAGSETATAGGDA, encoded by the coding sequence ATGATGACCCGCGAAATCGATCCGATTACCCTGTCGGTCGTCCAGGGTGCACTGGAGACAGCGCAACGCGAGATGACGACCACGATGATGAACACAGCACGGTCGAGTGTTCTCAACATCGCCCGGGACTATTCGAACGCGCTGTTCGATGCAAAAGGGCAGATGCTCATTCAGGGCCAAGACATTCCCATCCACCTCGGGAGCCTCATGCCCGCGACCAAGGCCATAATCGAGCGGTTCGCAGACGACGTCCAACCCGGGGACGTGATGTATCACAACGACCCCGCACACAGCGGGAGTCACATCCTCGATTGTTGTATGTACAAACCGGTCTTCGTCGACGACGAACTCCAGTACTGGACCGTCTCGAAGGGACACGTAACCGACATCGGTGGGCCAGTTCCCAGTGGCTACAACCCCGAAGCGACCGAGATATACGCCGAAGGACTTCGAATTCCGCCGATTAAACTGTGGGACGCTGGTGAGCTGCGTGAGGACGTTCGAGACCTGTTGCTCGCCAACGTGCGATCTGAAGAAGATTGGAAAGGCGATTTGAACGCGCAACACGGTGCGGTTCAAATCGGTGAACGCCACCTGAAACGACTCGTCGAACGCTACGGTATCGACACCGTCAACACCTGTTTCGACCGGCTACTCGACCGGGCAGAAGAGCAGATGCGCGAGGAAATCGAGTCCATCCCGGACGGGACGTACACCGGGACGTCACCACTCGAAGACTCCGGTCACGGCCTCGGAGAGATAGATATCACTGCACACGTCACCATCGAGGGCGACGAGGCACACATCGAACTCGAATCTCCCGAACAGGTCCCGTACTACATCAACTCGTACGAAGCCAACTCCATGAGCGGAGTATACCTTGGCTTCATGATGTTCATGCAGCTCGACCCTCCCTACAACGAAGGGCTGTACCGCCCACTGACTGTCGACGTGGGCGAGCCGGGGACGATGACGAACGCCCAAGAACCGGCACCGCACGTAAACTGCACCACGACACCCAGCGAGACGATTACCGATGCAGTGCGAACTGCCCTGGAAGCGGCCGTCCCAGAGCGTGCTGTCGCCTCGTGGGGACACACGAGCGGTGTCAACGTCGCTGGAACGAAGCCAGAGACAGGGAAGGCGTACACCACGATGGTTCTCGCCTCGATTATCAGCGGGGCGGGGGCCGCCCACAACATGGACGGGTGGCACTCCCGCGGCCCACTCTGCTGTTTCGGTGCGCTCTCCAGCGGCGACGTCGAGATTATGGAACACATGTACCCCTTCATCCTCCACCGGTACTCACTCCGTCCAGATAGCGGCGGAGCGGGCAGACAGCGTGGCGGGTGCGGGACAGTGTGGGAGGTCGAACCGCGAGGCCACGAGATGCAGATAATCATGTGGGGCGAAGGCAGAAAGAACGGGACGCCGAACGCACTTGGGGCGTACAACTCACTCGAACGACCGAAACTCGGCTTCGTCGAACACGAACACGAAGACGGTAGTATCGAAGAGTACCGAGAGAACACAATCTTCGGTGTGAAACCAGGCGAGCGGTGTCGGAACTACAACCCCGGCGGCGGTGGCGTGGGCGACCCACTGACTCGCCCTGTCGAAAACGTCGTCGAGGACGTGAAAAACGGAATCGTCACGCAGGTCGGCGCGTACGAAGAGTACGGCGTCGTCATGCACGACGATGGAACGCTCGACGAAGAAGAGACAGAGAAGGTCCGGCAAGCGAGAAATGCAGGTTCTGAGACTGCCACTGCCGGAGGTGACGCCTGA